The following proteins are encoded in a genomic region of Montipora foliosa isolate CH-2021 chromosome 10, ASM3666993v2, whole genome shotgun sequence:
- the LOC137973439 gene encoding very low-density lipoprotein receptor-like isoform X1, which translates to MQIDHIHSSLRPKPQRRSNMAFGAHSLRFAVAFCVFSHLQSIASVTGFSCRSDQFKCANQRCIFSSWRCDGLNDCMDNSDEIGCGARLCNETDRFKCANGRCVLRIDVCDGANDCGDNSDEATDSGPRCSPVSLTCSSSDFMCSNGHCIDKRLRCDGEDDCSDNSDEQNCFHTCKSMEFRCANGRCIDAEFVCDLEDDCGDRSDERNCHKSPCDPSKFRCVESGRCVRGRYRCDGRPDCLDRSDETGCNTTAVPIPVPPPLQCRRDEKKCTDGKSCVHRNWICDGSPDCSDGSDEAGCGSVGCTAEEFGCDNQMCVPSSQRCNGVDNCGDESDERNCPSPSPSVTTTTVISSTFSSLSSSRSGPTPRPTNPTPPASFCGAGKFRCGNTETCINDTKVCDKNRDCPNGEDEKDCDIDECKTFNGHCLHQCHDTKTGYYCSCNTGYELMDDRRSCKDINECDNDIPGLCSQVCHNTKGSFKCSCLEGYVLDPDGRKCRASAPRPSVIFSNARDIRQIKTDGSEYREAVPGLQNADSLDFDFKTSSVYWIEKDENKIKRARIGENVALKVVNVLEHGLPDALKIAVDWVGRKIYWGSQGSIEVSELDGSSRRTLIAGDIMRPSSIALDPSEGRLYWTDWSDPAKIERASMDGSGREVLLSGLHIEMPLDLAIDYTTRELYWIDSKLKVIKKCDLDGRNVRVVVNRGIKKPSAVTLFEDHMYWIDEKKIFKANKFTGKNVSVLVNEAFSPRDLHIYHPQRQPDAVTPCSQDNGKCSHLCLLSSSKNFTCSCPNGFQLEMDGKTCKDVSPPSTKSSTKTSTPPFVNHTSVNNVDKQILFQEKSEPNYGLIFGLVFGVLVLILATGCVILVIAKKKRSPRLQIVYTTEPADDKVVMVDNVRNKKFDFFKGNVNRDFGNVNYEDHKNVEDDYDDDERRYIISNQADIV; encoded by the exons GGGCCCGATTGTGTAACGAGACGGACAGATTCAAGTGCGCCAACGGCCGGTGTGTTTTGAGAATTGACGTTTGCGATGGTGCTAACGATTGCGGAGATAACAGCGATGAGGCAACGGACAGTGGACCTCGATGTT CACCTGTTTCGCTGACATGCAGCTCTTCCGACTTCATGTGTTCCAATGGTCATTGCATTGATAAGCGTTTGAGATGCGATGGGGAAGATGACTGCAGCGATAACAGTGACGAACAGAACTGCTTCCACA cGTGTAAATCAATGGAATTTCGTTGTGCAAACGGCAGATGCATCGATGCAGAATTTGTCTGTGATTTAGAAGATGACTGCGGTGACAGAAGCGATGAACGGAATTGTC ACAAATCGCCTTGTGACCCATCCAAGTTTCGCTGTGTAGAAAGTGGAAGATGTGTCCGTGGTCGCTACAGATGTGATGGAAGGCCCGATTGTTTGGACAGATCAGACGAGACAGGCTGCAATACTACCG CTGTACCCATACCTGTCCCTCCTCCACTACAATGCCGTAGAGACGAAAAGAAGTGTACCGATGGCAAAAGTTGTGTTCATCGTAACTGGATTTGTGATGGTTCGCCAGATTGTTCTGACGGAAGTGACGAGGCGGGCTGTG GCAGCGTCGGTTGCACTGCCGAAGAATTCGGTTGCGACAATCAAATGTGCGTTCCTTCCAGTCAGCGCTGCAATGGAGTGGACAACTGTGGCGACGAAAGCGACGAGAGGAATTGTC CTTCTCCCTCACCGAGTGTTACTACCACTACTGTGATTTCATCAACTTTCTCGTCGCTGTCGAGTTCTCGGTCAGGTCCAACTCCTCGACCAACTAATC CGACCCCACCAGCATCCTTTTGTGGAGCGGGCAAGTTTCGTTGTGGCAACACCGAGACCTGCATAAACGATACCAAAGTGTGTGATAAAAATCGCGACTGCCCAAATGGAGAGGACGAAAAGGATTGCG atATCGACGAGTGCAAAACGTTTAACGGGCATTGTTTACACCAGTGTCACGACACGAAGACAGGGTATTATTGCTCGTGTAATACGGGTTACGAACTGATGGATGACAGAAGGAGCTGTAAAG ATATAAACGAGTGTGATAATGATATCCCAGGGCTGTGCAGCCAGGTCTGCCACAACACCAAAGGAAGTTTCAAATGTTCTTGCCTCGAGGGATACGTTTTGGATCCTGACGGACGAAAATGTCGTGCAAGTG cgCCTCGCCCCTCCGTAATCTTCAGCAATGCCCGAGACATTCGCCAGATAAAAACTGATGGCTCCGAGTACAGGGAAGCTGTACCAGGCCTACAGAACGCTGACTCGCTAGACTTCGACTTCAAAACCAGCTCCGTTTATTGGATAGAGAAGGACGAGAATAAAATCAAACGAGCGCGTATTGGTGAGAATGTTGCTCTTAAGGTTGTCAACGTCTTGGAACACGGTCTGCCAGACGCCTTGAAAATCGCGGTGGATTGGGTCGGGAGAAAAATTTACTGGGGTAGTCAAG GTTCTATTGAAGTGTCTGAACTAGATGGATCATCGCGCCGCACTTTGATTGCGGGTGACATTATGAGGCCCAGTTCGATAGCATTGGATCCTTCCGAAGG GCGTTTATATTGGACGGACTGGAGCGACCCGGCCAAAATCGAACGAGCAAGCATGGACGGAAGCGGACGAGAAGTTTTATTAAGCGGCCTACACATAGAAATGCCGTTGGATCTCGCCATTGACTACACCACAAGGGAACTATACTGGATAGACTCTAAACTGAAAGTCATCAAAAAGTGTGATTTGGATGGGAGGAATGTCCGCGTGGTTGTAAATCGAGGAATTAAGAAACCCTCTGCCGTGACGCTGTTTGAAGATCACATGTACTGGATCGATGAGAAGAAAATCTTCAAGGCTAATAAGTTTACCGGCAAGAATGTCTCGGTGTTGGTGAACGAGGCTTTTTCGCCAAGAGATCTGCACATATATCACCCACAAAGACAACCGGACG CTGTCACACCCTGCTCGCAAGACAACGGCAAGTGTTCTcatctttgtttgctttcttcGAGTAAAAATTTCACCTGCAGTTGCCCCAACGGATTTCAGCTTGAAATGGACGGGAAAACGTGTAAAGACG TCTCGCCACCTTCGACGAAGTCTTCAACCAAAACATCCACGCCTCCTTTTGTCAACCATACTTCAGTTAACAACGTagacaaacaaattctttttCAAGAAAAGAGTGAACCCAATTATGGACTTATCTTTGGGCTCGTGTTTGGTGTTTTGGTGCTGATACTCGCCACGGGTTGTGTCATTCTTGTTATTGCGAAGAAGAAACGCTCACCAAGACTTCA AATTGTTTATACGACTGAACCAGCCGACGACAAAGTCGTTATGGTGGATAACGTTCGCAACAAAAAATTTGACTTTTTCAAAGGAAACGTGAACAGAGATTTTGGTAATGTTAACTACGAGGACCACAAAAACGTGGAAGATGATTATGACGATGATGAAAGACGCTACATCATTTCAAATCAGGCGGATATCGTCTGA
- the LOC137973439 gene encoding very low-density lipoprotein receptor-like isoform X2 has product MQIDHIHSSLRPKPQRRSNMAFGAHSLRFAVAFCVFSHLQSIASVTGFSCRSDQFKCANQRCIFSSWRCDGLNDCMDNSDEIGCGARLCNETDRFKCANGRCVLRIDVCDGANDCGDNSDEATDSGPRCSPVSLTCSSSDFMCSNGHCIDKRLRCDGEDDCSDNSDEQNCFHTCKSMEFRCANGRCIDAEFVCDLEDDCGDRSDERNCHKSPCDPSKFRCVESGRCVRGRYRCDGRPDCLDRSDETGCNTTAVPIPVPPPLQCRRDEKKCTDGKSCVHRNWICDGSPDCSDGSDEAGCGSVGCTAEEFGCDNQMCVPSSQRCNGVDNCGDESDERNCPTPPASFCGAGKFRCGNTETCINDTKVCDKNRDCPNGEDEKDCDIDECKTFNGHCLHQCHDTKTGYYCSCNTGYELMDDRRSCKDINECDNDIPGLCSQVCHNTKGSFKCSCLEGYVLDPDGRKCRASAPRPSVIFSNARDIRQIKTDGSEYREAVPGLQNADSLDFDFKTSSVYWIEKDENKIKRARIGENVALKVVNVLEHGLPDALKIAVDWVGRKIYWGSQGSIEVSELDGSSRRTLIAGDIMRPSSIALDPSEGRLYWTDWSDPAKIERASMDGSGREVLLSGLHIEMPLDLAIDYTTRELYWIDSKLKVIKKCDLDGRNVRVVVNRGIKKPSAVTLFEDHMYWIDEKKIFKANKFTGKNVSVLVNEAFSPRDLHIYHPQRQPDAVTPCSQDNGKCSHLCLLSSSKNFTCSCPNGFQLEMDGKTCKDVSPPSTKSSTKTSTPPFVNHTSVNNVDKQILFQEKSEPNYGLIFGLVFGVLVLILATGCVILVIAKKKRSPRLQIVYTTEPADDKVVMVDNVRNKKFDFFKGNVNRDFGNVNYEDHKNVEDDYDDDERRYIISNQADIV; this is encoded by the exons GGGCCCGATTGTGTAACGAGACGGACAGATTCAAGTGCGCCAACGGCCGGTGTGTTTTGAGAATTGACGTTTGCGATGGTGCTAACGATTGCGGAGATAACAGCGATGAGGCAACGGACAGTGGACCTCGATGTT CACCTGTTTCGCTGACATGCAGCTCTTCCGACTTCATGTGTTCCAATGGTCATTGCATTGATAAGCGTTTGAGATGCGATGGGGAAGATGACTGCAGCGATAACAGTGACGAACAGAACTGCTTCCACA cGTGTAAATCAATGGAATTTCGTTGTGCAAACGGCAGATGCATCGATGCAGAATTTGTCTGTGATTTAGAAGATGACTGCGGTGACAGAAGCGATGAACGGAATTGTC ACAAATCGCCTTGTGACCCATCCAAGTTTCGCTGTGTAGAAAGTGGAAGATGTGTCCGTGGTCGCTACAGATGTGATGGAAGGCCCGATTGTTTGGACAGATCAGACGAGACAGGCTGCAATACTACCG CTGTACCCATACCTGTCCCTCCTCCACTACAATGCCGTAGAGACGAAAAGAAGTGTACCGATGGCAAAAGTTGTGTTCATCGTAACTGGATTTGTGATGGTTCGCCAGATTGTTCTGACGGAAGTGACGAGGCGGGCTGTG GCAGCGTCGGTTGCACTGCCGAAGAATTCGGTTGCGACAATCAAATGTGCGTTCCTTCCAGTCAGCGCTGCAATGGAGTGGACAACTGTGGCGACGAAAGCGACGAGAGGAATTGTC CGACCCCACCAGCATCCTTTTGTGGAGCGGGCAAGTTTCGTTGTGGCAACACCGAGACCTGCATAAACGATACCAAAGTGTGTGATAAAAATCGCGACTGCCCAAATGGAGAGGACGAAAAGGATTGCG atATCGACGAGTGCAAAACGTTTAACGGGCATTGTTTACACCAGTGTCACGACACGAAGACAGGGTATTATTGCTCGTGTAATACGGGTTACGAACTGATGGATGACAGAAGGAGCTGTAAAG ATATAAACGAGTGTGATAATGATATCCCAGGGCTGTGCAGCCAGGTCTGCCACAACACCAAAGGAAGTTTCAAATGTTCTTGCCTCGAGGGATACGTTTTGGATCCTGACGGACGAAAATGTCGTGCAAGTG cgCCTCGCCCCTCCGTAATCTTCAGCAATGCCCGAGACATTCGCCAGATAAAAACTGATGGCTCCGAGTACAGGGAAGCTGTACCAGGCCTACAGAACGCTGACTCGCTAGACTTCGACTTCAAAACCAGCTCCGTTTATTGGATAGAGAAGGACGAGAATAAAATCAAACGAGCGCGTATTGGTGAGAATGTTGCTCTTAAGGTTGTCAACGTCTTGGAACACGGTCTGCCAGACGCCTTGAAAATCGCGGTGGATTGGGTCGGGAGAAAAATTTACTGGGGTAGTCAAG GTTCTATTGAAGTGTCTGAACTAGATGGATCATCGCGCCGCACTTTGATTGCGGGTGACATTATGAGGCCCAGTTCGATAGCATTGGATCCTTCCGAAGG GCGTTTATATTGGACGGACTGGAGCGACCCGGCCAAAATCGAACGAGCAAGCATGGACGGAAGCGGACGAGAAGTTTTATTAAGCGGCCTACACATAGAAATGCCGTTGGATCTCGCCATTGACTACACCACAAGGGAACTATACTGGATAGACTCTAAACTGAAAGTCATCAAAAAGTGTGATTTGGATGGGAGGAATGTCCGCGTGGTTGTAAATCGAGGAATTAAGAAACCCTCTGCCGTGACGCTGTTTGAAGATCACATGTACTGGATCGATGAGAAGAAAATCTTCAAGGCTAATAAGTTTACCGGCAAGAATGTCTCGGTGTTGGTGAACGAGGCTTTTTCGCCAAGAGATCTGCACATATATCACCCACAAAGACAACCGGACG CTGTCACACCCTGCTCGCAAGACAACGGCAAGTGTTCTcatctttgtttgctttcttcGAGTAAAAATTTCACCTGCAGTTGCCCCAACGGATTTCAGCTTGAAATGGACGGGAAAACGTGTAAAGACG TCTCGCCACCTTCGACGAAGTCTTCAACCAAAACATCCACGCCTCCTTTTGTCAACCATACTTCAGTTAACAACGTagacaaacaaattctttttCAAGAAAAGAGTGAACCCAATTATGGACTTATCTTTGGGCTCGTGTTTGGTGTTTTGGTGCTGATACTCGCCACGGGTTGTGTCATTCTTGTTATTGCGAAGAAGAAACGCTCACCAAGACTTCA AATTGTTTATACGACTGAACCAGCCGACGACAAAGTCGTTATGGTGGATAACGTTCGCAACAAAAAATTTGACTTTTTCAAAGGAAACGTGAACAGAGATTTTGGTAATGTTAACTACGAGGACCACAAAAACGTGGAAGATGATTATGACGATGATGAAAGACGCTACATCATTTCAAATCAGGCGGATATCGTCTGA